In Erigeron canadensis isolate Cc75 chromosome 6, C_canadensis_v1, whole genome shotgun sequence, the following are encoded in one genomic region:
- the LOC122605473 gene encoding protein farnesyltransferase subunit beta-like isoform X2, whose translation MRFTLRLRKIKPRRKTINRKSHRPEPMEPSSSSEWKLTVTEQDQRAVESEVFHIYHLLYNIPPNSQSVMLELQRDKHIEFLDNGLRHLGPSYTVLDSNRPWICYWILHSIALLGDSVDFGLECNAIDFLSRCQDRDGGYGGGPGQMPHLATTYAAVNSLITLGGHRSLASINRRKIHSFLRRMKHISGGFSMHDGGEVDVRACYTAISVASILNILDEELVQGVGNYIVSCQTYEGGIAGEPGSEAHGGYTFCGLATMILIDEVNRLDLANLTDWLVFRQGVEGGFQGRTNKLVDGCYSFWQGGAAMLIQRLHASTGDRHNSMGSNEDSTSSELSDDEEEGMPTYYAYRCRASFSNSCAAAICSLVLTGGRRVQR comes from the exons ATGAGATTCACTTTACGGTTGCGGAAAATCAAGCCACGGAGAAAAACAATTAACCGAAAGTCACATCGGCCGGAACCCATGGAACCATCGTCGTCGTCGGAATGGAAGCTAACAGTAACAGAACAAGATCAGCGAGCAGTGGAAAGTGAGGTTTTCCATATATATCATCTTCTCTATAATATTCCCCCCAATTCCCAATCAGTCAT GTTAGAGCTTCAACGTGATAAGCACATTGAGTTCCTTGACAACGGCCTTCGGCATCTCGGTCCATCGTATACCGTCTTAGATTCCAA TCGGCCGTGGATTTGCTATTGGATTCTTCATTCGATTGCTTTGTTGGGAGACTCTGTTGATTTTGGTTTGGAATGTAATGCTATTGACTTTTTAAGTCGGTGCCAG GACCGGGATGGTGGATATGGTGGCGGACCTGGGCAG ATGCCACATCTTGCAACAACTTATGCCGCAGTTAATTCACTTATCACCTTAGGCGGTCATAGATCTTTGGCATCAATTAACAG AAGAAAGATTCACTCATTTTTGCGTAGAATGAAACACATAAGTGGAGGATTCAG tATGCATGACGGTGGGGAAGTCGATGTTCGTGCTTGTTATACCGCTATCTCT GTTGCgagtattttaaatatattagatGAAGAACTTGTCCAAGGTGTGGGAAATTACATCGTAAG TTGTCAGACCTATGAAGGTGGCATTGCTGGTGAACCAGGTTCAGAAGCTCATGGAGG GTACACTTTTTGTGGGCTGGCCACAATGATTTTGATCGATGAGGTTAACCGTTTGGACCTGGCTAATCTAACT GATTGGTTGGTTTTCAGACAAGGAGTGGAAGGTGGCTTTCAGGGAAGGACAAATAAGTTGGTTGATGGTTGCTATTCTTTTTGGCAG GGGGGAGCTGCGATGCTAATACAAAGATTACATGCATCCACTGGTGACCGGCATAATAGTATGGGAAGCAATGAAGATTCCACGTCATCTGAAttatctgatgatgaagaggaaggCATGCCAACATATTAT GCATACAGATGCAGAGCCTCTTTTTCAAACTCATGCGCTGCAGCAATATGTTCTCTTGTGCTCACAG GTGGAAGGAGGGTTCAGAGATAA
- the LOC122605473 gene encoding protein farnesyltransferase subunit beta-like isoform X1 yields MRFTLRLRKIKPRRKTINRKSHRPEPMEPSSSSEWKLTVTEQDQRAVESEVFHIYHLLYNIPPNSQSVMLELQRDKHIEFLDNGLRHLGPSYTVLDSNRPWICYWILHSIALLGDSVDFGLECNAIDFLSRCQDRDGGYGGGPGQMPHLATTYAAVNSLITLGGHRSLASINRRKIHSFLRRMKHISGGFSMHDGGEVDVRACYTAISVASILNILDEELVQGVGNYIVSCQTYEGGIAGEPGSEAHGGYTFCGLATMILIDEVNRLDLANLTDWLVFRQGVEGGFQGRTNKLVDGCYSFWQGGAAMLIQRLHASTGDRHNSMGSNEDSTSSELSDDEEEGKKNDVDQVFIHRHTDAEPLFQTHALQQYVLLCSQVEGGFRDKPGKNRDHYHTCYCLSGLSAAQYSWSIDDDSPPFARSVVGPYSNLLEPINPLHNIVLEQYNKAHEFFTNASAL; encoded by the exons ATGAGATTCACTTTACGGTTGCGGAAAATCAAGCCACGGAGAAAAACAATTAACCGAAAGTCACATCGGCCGGAACCCATGGAACCATCGTCGTCGTCGGAATGGAAGCTAACAGTAACAGAACAAGATCAGCGAGCAGTGGAAAGTGAGGTTTTCCATATATATCATCTTCTCTATAATATTCCCCCCAATTCCCAATCAGTCAT GTTAGAGCTTCAACGTGATAAGCACATTGAGTTCCTTGACAACGGCCTTCGGCATCTCGGTCCATCGTATACCGTCTTAGATTCCAA TCGGCCGTGGATTTGCTATTGGATTCTTCATTCGATTGCTTTGTTGGGAGACTCTGTTGATTTTGGTTTGGAATGTAATGCTATTGACTTTTTAAGTCGGTGCCAG GACCGGGATGGTGGATATGGTGGCGGACCTGGGCAG ATGCCACATCTTGCAACAACTTATGCCGCAGTTAATTCACTTATCACCTTAGGCGGTCATAGATCTTTGGCATCAATTAACAG AAGAAAGATTCACTCATTTTTGCGTAGAATGAAACACATAAGTGGAGGATTCAG tATGCATGACGGTGGGGAAGTCGATGTTCGTGCTTGTTATACCGCTATCTCT GTTGCgagtattttaaatatattagatGAAGAACTTGTCCAAGGTGTGGGAAATTACATCGTAAG TTGTCAGACCTATGAAGGTGGCATTGCTGGTGAACCAGGTTCAGAAGCTCATGGAGG GTACACTTTTTGTGGGCTGGCCACAATGATTTTGATCGATGAGGTTAACCGTTTGGACCTGGCTAATCTAACT GATTGGTTGGTTTTCAGACAAGGAGTGGAAGGTGGCTTTCAGGGAAGGACAAATAAGTTGGTTGATGGTTGCTATTCTTTTTGGCAG GGGGGAGCTGCGATGCTAATACAAAGATTACATGCATCCACTGGTGACCGGCATAATAGTATGGGAAGCAATGAAGATTCCACGTCATCTGAAttatctgatgatgaagaggaag GAAAAAAGAATGATGTTGACCAAGTGTTCATTCACAGGCATACAGATGCAGAGCCTCTTTTTCAAACTCATGCGCTGCAGCAATATGTTCTCTTGTGCTCACAG GTGGAAGGAGGGTTCAGAGATAAACCAGGGAAGaacagagaccactatcacacgTGTTATTGTCTCAGTGGTCTATCCGCCGCTCAGTATAGCTGGTCTATAGATGATGATTCTCCACCATTTGCTCGCTCTGTGGTTGGTCCATATTCTAACCTTCTTGAACCAATTAACCCTCTTCACAACATAGTCTTGGAACAATACAATAAGGCACATGAGTTTTTTACCAATGCTTCAGCACTGTGA
- the LOC122605474 gene encoding RNA exonuclease 4-like: MLVRNKCAACYRQFNKKEHLVEHMRTSYHSVHEPMCGICGKRCRSFESLREHLIGPLPKAECERLFRDRGCDICLNILSSRNALRIHRDTCQLSFGNNALLHRFANLGIQDNLRIDSGKTRAVALACKMVGGGSDGSLDLCAKVCIIDEYENILFRSYVKPHLPITHYRYETTGIRPEYLRDAMPLRQVQRKIQDFLCNGEPIWKIRPRGGKARILVGHGLDHDLKSLELEYPAVKIRDTANYPPLMKTSKLSNSLKYLTRAYLGYDIQSGIQDPYEDCVATMRLYRRMRSQAHRNENYPLAMDPQNKNNFASWRQNELERMSPDELFSISRSDFYCWCLDSKDYA, translated from the exons ATGTTGGTCAGGAATAAGTGTGCAGCCTGCTATAGGCAGTTCAACAAAAAGGAGCACCTAGTGGAACACATGAGGACATCATATCACTCGGTGCATGAGCCAATGTGTGGAATTTGTGGAAAACGCTGCCGGTCATTTGAATCCCTTCGCGAACATCTTATAG GACCATTGCCAAAGGCAGAATGTGAAAGGTTGTTCAGAGACCGTGGTTGTGACATTTGCCTAAACATCCTTAGCAGCCGCAATGCTCTGAGGATTCACCGAGATACATGTCAACTTTCATTTGGAAATAAC GCTCTATTGCACCGATTTGCTAACTTAGGCATCCAAGATAACCTGAGAATTGATAGTGGGAAAACAAGAGCAGTTGCTCTTGCATGCAAAATGGTtggtggtggtagtgatggTTCATTGGATCTCTGTGCGAAAGTCTGCATCATAGATGAATACGAGAACATATTATTCCGGTCCTATGTCAAACCTCACCTTCCTATTACACATTACAG GTATGAGACAACAGGCATTCGACCAGAATACCTCAGGGATGCGATGCCACTTAGGCAAGTGCAAAGGAAGATTCAAGATTTCCTGTGCAATGGAGAACCCATATGGAAGATCCGTCCAAGAGGTGGGAAGGCAAGGATTCTTGTAGGCCATGGGTTGGATCATGATCTAAAGAGCTTGGAATTAGAGTACCCTGCAGTTAAAATAAG GGATACAGCAAACTATCCACCCTTAATGAAGACTAGCAAGCTCAGCAACTCACTTAAGTATCTCACAAGAGCATACCTCGG ATATGATATTCAAAGTGGCATACAAGACCCTTATGAAGACTGTGTTGCAACAATGAGGCTGTACAGGAGGATGCGATCCCAGGCTCATAGAAATGAGAATTATCCACTTGCTATGGACCcgcaaaataaaaataattttgctTCATGGAGACAAAATGAGCTCGAGAGGATGAGTCCTGATGAACTGTTTTCAATCTCAAGGTCTGATTTTTATTGTTGGTGCTTAGATAGCAAAGACTACGCCTAA
- the LOC122605813 gene encoding protein KINESIN LIGHT CHAIN-RELATED 2-like — translation MSKSSLHSGSLGNLSLPHKNLYITPSPKSPLTTQELDNNIFDLDQTSPLAADTYEQLYRDAFDMQRNKTHCQESKIDSELRSLATGDYAKGDKTTKKNLIMIDTMETPSCTTPKTPTPRTPTPKKLNQSLSIKSVSSPRSPMIPKPTTRSKSFHDNNLPLGSPRVAEKNFPQLGSPKGKEDPHYLGPYLLKQTRELLASGEDPKKALELGIRAMKAFESSRFQKPSLDYVMCLHIVAALYCGLGQYGDAIPLLERSIEIPSMGEGHKTSLAKFAGCMQLGDTYAMLGYIENSILCYTAGLGIQRQVLGVNDPRFGETCRYVAEAHVQALEFDEAKKLCQMALEIHKANGSTASVEEAADRRLMGLVCDAKGEFEAALEHYVLASITMSAAGQDSDVAAIDLCIGDAYLSLARYDESVFAYQKALNVFKATKGDNHPSVASVFVRLAELYNKMGKFRESKSYCGNALRIYEKPMPGSPNDEIGNGFIEVAAIYESMNELSAAINLLKKALKVFGKAQGQLSTVAGVEAQMGVLYYMMGNYSDSYDYFKVAVSKLRVVAEKKSALFGNVLNQMGLACVQIDLLDEAADLFEEAKGVLEVEYGPHHPDTLGVYSNLAGTYDAMGRWEDAIDILEYVVGMREEKLGTASSDVDDEKRRLALLLKDAGRRRSKKSLSLEFLLDG, via the exons ATGTCGAAATCTAGCCTGCATTCGGGCTCACTCGGAAACCTTTCCTTGCCCCATAAAAACCTTTACATCACTCCATCACCAAAAAGTCCATTGACAACACAAGAACTTGACAACAATATATTTGATTTAGATCAAACCAGCCCTCTAGCCGCCGACACTTATGAGCAGTTGTATCGTGATGCCTTTGATATGCAAAGAAACAAAACGCATTGCCAAGAATCAAAAATCGACTCTGAGCTACGTTCTCTTGCGACAGGAGATTATGCCAAAGGAGATAAAACTACCAAAAAAAATCTGATTATGATTGATACAATGGAAACACCAAGTTGCACCACTCCTAAAACTCCTACTCCTAGAACGCCTACTCCTAAGAAATTGAACCAATCTTTAAGTATTAAAAGTGTATCTTCTCCAAGATCTCCTATGATCCCAAAGCCAACAACAAGAAGTAAGTCTTTCCATGACAACAACTTACCTCTCGGGAGTCCTAGAGTGGCCGAAAAGAATTTTCCCCAATTAGGATCaccaaaaggaaaagaagatCCACATTATCTTGGGCCTTACTTACTCAAGCAAACTAGGGAGTTGTTGGCGTCGGGTGAAGATCCAAAGAAAGCTCTTGAATTGGGTATAAGAGCAATGAAAGCGTTTGAGAGCAGTCGGTTTCAGAAGCCCAGTTTGGACTATGTCATGTGTTTGCATATTGTAGCAGCATTGTATTGTGGTTTAGGGCAGTATGGTGATGCCATTCCACTTCTAGAACGTTCTATCGAGATACCAAGCATGGGTGAAGGCCATAAAACCTCATTAGCTAAGTTTGCTGGATGTATGCAGTTAGGTGACACATACGCGATGCTTGGATATATTGAAAATTCCATACTGTGTTATACAGCAGGTTTAGGAATCCAAAGACAGGTTTTGGGTGTAAACGATCCAAGATTTGGAGAAACTTGTAGGTATGTAGCCGAGGCTCATGTTCAAGCATTGGAATTCGATGAGGCCAAGAAGTTATGTCAAATGGCTCTTGAGATACACAAAGCAAATGGTTCAACCGCTTCTGTTGAAGAAGCAGCAGATAGAAGATTAATGGGGCTTGTTTGTGATGCCAAGGGTGAATTTGAAGCCGCACTTGAACACTATGTTTTAGCCAGTATAACCATGTCTGCAGCCGGTCAAGATTCTGATGTTGCTGCTATTGATCTTTGTATCGGTGATGCTTATCTATCTTTGGCTCGTTATGATGAATCAGTTTTTGCTTATCAAAAAGCACTCAATGTGTTCAAGGCAACTAAAGGAGACAACCATCCATCGGTTGCTTCTGTTTTTGTCCGTTTGGCTGAACTCTACAACAAAATGGGAAAGTTCCGTGAATCTAAATCATATTGTGGAAACGCACTACGGATCTATGAGAAGCCAATGCCAGGAAGCCCGAATGATGAAATTGGTAACGGGTTCATTGAAGTTGCTGCTATTTATGAATCCATGAATGAACTTAGTGCAGCCATTAACTTACTCAAAAAGGCACTCAAAGTATTCGGAAAGGCTCAAGGTCAGCTGAGCACGGTCGCAGGAGTAGAGGCTCAAATGGGTGTTTTGTATTACATGATGGGAAACTACTCTGACTCATATGATTATTTCAAGGTTGCCGTTTCAAAACTTAGAGTGGTGGCAGAGAAGAAATCAGCTTTATTTGGTAATGTTTTGAACCAAATGGGCCTGGCTTGTGTTCAAATCGACTTGTTAGATGAGGCTGCTGATCTTTTTGAAGAAGCAAAGGGTGTTTTGGAAGTGGAATACGGTCCTCATCATCCAGACACACTTGGTGTTTATAGCAATCTTGCAGGAACTTATGATGCAATGGGAAG ATGGGAAGATGCAATTGATATACTTGAATACGTAGTTGGAATGAGAGAAGAGAAGCTTGGAACAGCAAGTTCGGATGTGGATGATGAGAAAAGAAGACTAGCCCTGTTACTGAAAGATGCAGGCCGGCGTAGAAGCAAGAAATCGTTGTCACTTGAATTCCTACTTGATGGTTAA